The DNA region GCGTAGTCAGCAATCACTTCATATCATGCAGCCTTTATTTCCTCTTGTGACATTCCGGCGCTGTTCATTTTTCACTATGATACTATGACTAACGTGTAGATGTGAATGTTCTGTGGCATTTTCAACCAGTAACTACACTTAAGCAGGATTCAATCCATCGACTCAATTCATCAGATGTTTCTAAGTCATATGTGTAGTAGAATTTAATTGATTCGCTTATTCCGCGTCTAGTCTTGAGGAGGATACTCGTCAGGCGACACAACATATGCCGCTACGATGGTATGTCGCAGTAAGCATTCAATCTATGATAGCTGCAAAGTACAGGCTGCTCACCAGGGAAAAGACCTTCCTGCCCGTTGCATTTCCCTTGCCACCAATCAGGATCAATCTTTTCAATGTCTGTAATCTGATCACCCTCCTTGAAAGATAACTCGTTATCTTCGCTCGCGTCGTAACTAGCCATACATTAGTGCACAGCATTTTTCGTGGAAAGTCAGGACTTACTCGTACGCAGCAATCATCACGGTGTCTTTGGCgtaggaagaggaggcaggaggtggagggggtggaggtggcGGGGGTGGAGATGGGGGCGAGGCATCAATTATAGTAGGTTCTGTCTCCAATTCGGCCTCGGGCTCAACTTGGTATTGGGGATTCGCGGCTGGAGCGCTGTCGTCCTCAATAAGTTCACAATAGTTGGCAGGGAAGAGGCCCGATTGACCATCAGCATTTGTCCCGGACCACCAACCTATACTGAGGTATGAGTACTCTAGAATGAAACCAGATATATGTCTCTCACCTTCGTCCAACTGCTCAATCTGAGTAATAATATCGTCTTCCCTCAGAGAAAGTTCATTCTAAAGGATAGTTAGTGACAATTGTTTCTCTGTATTGGCCTTTTGACTTTGAAACTCACGTCCTCAGCAGCCTGTACCAAGACGTCGTCAGCTGGATGTTGTAATGTTCTATGCCTAGAGCTCGAAACTTACATCATAGTCGTACAGGACCTTCGCTCTTTTACCTGCCGGAGAAGGCTCCGAAGCGGGCTCAATTGTCCTAGGTCGAGACGCCTCGGGAATGGGCGGAGGAGGGCCAGTAATAGGAGTTTCCACCAAAGTGAGATCCTGCTTGAGCCGCTCAAGCTCGTCAACTTGCTACAAAAGATATCAGACGTTTTCTCATGGGGCAACATAATGATAAAATGAAAACACACAGGGTCTGAAGAGTTGGCAGGTTGAGCAGGCGCGgccggaggaggaggagggggtggagggggagggggagggggaggcTGTGCAGCAACAGGTGCGTCCGGCTCAATCTCCGTGACAGGTTCGGGTTTGAAGGGtacaggaggagggggaggcgGGGGAGCCCCCcagtcatcgtcatccgaTTTTTCCTCGTCCGAGTCGGGAGAAGCAGCGCGAGGTGGTACCGAACTCCTAATCACAGAAGGCATAGCTGAGGCATCAGGAACTGGAGCTGCCGGTGCAGATGGGGGACTAATAGTGGCGGAAGCAGAAGGCGGGCTGGGGGCTGCAGCAGAAAGGTCGCTCGATGTCACAGGCATTGACGGCCTAGGTACAGGGGGCATAGCCCGGCTGCCAGTCGGGGCAGGAGATATCACTTTATCGTTGGACGCTGTTGTACAAGACTTAGCTTGATTGTATCCGAACTATGAGGGGAGGAACTTACCAGCGGcactctccttttcctcttcctctctctgtTTCTTGGCTTCCGCCTGTCTCGCGGACCAAGTTAGCTTATTGCCACTGGGTTGAGGAAGGACGGGAGTGGACACATGGCCACCGGAGAATGCAGCCATCCTGTCCTTGATACTGGGGATCTTGACAGGAGACTCTtcgctcctttcctcttggATACCACCAGGATTCCATCGACCAGTGAGCTTGCCCGGCTGAAGTTTGATGGGCGTGTAGGCCGTGCCTACTGGTGTGATGCGGTCTTCGGCGACGGGCTTGGCAGGTTCAGAAGCTGAAATGGTAGAGGCGGAGGTCTTGGCAGGTCCGGAAGCTGCAGTGGTAGGGGAGGACTTCAGGCCACTGTTTATGGGTTTATCCTCACGGGTGGCTGGCAAACGAGAAGGCGCTACAGCATTAGCGGCTGGTGCGtgttgaggagaaggggcaCGAAAGGTCGACGTGGGAGTTGCGACAGCTGTGGGCTATTGGCCGTGAGGAGCTGGAGCGCGCGAATTGCTTTTGGACATACCTTGCCTTGAGATCCTCCAAGGCCTTGGCTCGGTCTGTAACTGGGAGCCGGCTTAACAGATGATGCGGCGTTGATACCGGGAGCAGCTGCTGCCGACGAGGAATATTTGGACCCCGACGACTCTTGGATACGCTTGTGGATGTGCGAAGGAGCAACATCAAGCTGCAAAAGGTGagtcttcatcctccgaCAAGGTTTATACGATCTACCCACTTCAGAGCGGGCTTGAATCACTAGATGGGCGTCCTTGAGGAATTTGTTCTGTACTTGAGCGGACTGGGTGACTGGTGCAGCATAACGCGACGTTAGTTCTTCAGACTCCAGTCCAGGATCCAATATCACCCACAATAGAGACCCTTTTTGAACTCAGGAACGCCATCGCCACACCAGGAAATCAACACAAATTTGTCGAGTTTGCTCTGTGGTGTAGAATAAGGGCCATATCATACCAATCTGATTGTTCACTTACAGTGGGGTCTCTGATCCTGGCGAAGGCGTACTGGATGCTACATTGGGTGTTAGCCTTAGTACATTGCAGCCCCTATTCGATCCACTAACCGCCCATCCATGAACTCTTCCTCGAGGTCTTCCAGACCATTTCCGGTGGCTTGCAACTTGAGCTCATTGCCTGGCTGATTGAAGAGTACCCAGTCGTAGGCGGCGGAGCCCTGAATGAGGGCCTCGTAGGTTGGTTTGAGGTCAGGATCTGTGAATGAGACAGACATGCTGGACTGAGCTGGGAAAAGACAGAGGGGGACGGGGAAACACAGATACAGTGGACAACGGAAACGGACGATGAGAACGATTACTCGTACCTACGTGCGCGACCGAGTCGCCGCGGAGGGTAATGACGTAATCAACACAGCATAATAACACAGATGGCCGACTTGTATTATCTATTGTTTATTTATGGGGGGAACGCGGCACCTGGAATGACTACGCAACTGGACGGAGGTTGACTTTGATGACCATGTTCAGACAACTATTAATACGTACGGCACGTAAGTATATGGCAATAATGTAATCCTATGTATAGTGCTGATCGCCCCCTCGCCTAGCCATATAACTGAAACACACAGTGCCTCATTCGTCTTATATCTGGTCCACTCCCACTATATGTAACGAAAGAACGGCAATAAATAGAGATGGCAGCATACTGACAATCTGGAACGTGGAAATTCTTTCCGCTGAATCAAAGTTTGTGGCTATTTATTCGGCCTAACGAGAGCGCTAGCCCAGTCAAGGCGTAGTGTTGGCCGCTGTGTCGCATATTGGGTTCAACAAAGGACTCATGAAAGTCTCCAAACTTCAATTCCTTCCACCATAACAAgctttcctcctccgcaTATACCTTTCTCAAGACTTACGGCACCTGCAACGGTCATTTCTCACACGCACAAGATATCCAGGAAGAGTAGATCCTTCTTGACAACGCCTCCTGAGAAGAGATCTGCAGCCTTCGCTCAGCCAAGTATGCTGTGCCGCTCAGCCTTGAAGCCAGAAGATGTTCCCTAGCGACCTTGCCCGCACCTTATGGTGGGTCTTCGCTGCTGTCACACCACGTTATCGCTCCGATCGCCAGAGTCACAGCCAACCACGCGGCCGATAAAGTCGTTTACAAAACCCTCCAACATCCCCCGAGATCCAGGAGGCAGACAGTTACTGTCTATTTCGCACCCAGCGTGAATGGTGTGGGAAAATACGGGAAAACCAAAGAGAGGGACTCCTCGAAAGAGTGGAGGTTGATGAACGGAAATTCATGGTCGAAAACTGTGATATTCTTAGGCGCAAGAAAATAATATCTTACCAACCACCAGGTAaggttgaaggaaagaagctCATACGCGAAGATGTCTCTGGCGCTGCAAAAGATCAAAGCGCTGCAGAAGTTCGTTGGAAGTTTGCCATTGGGAGTGAAGAGAAGACCTCGAGCCGGCAGATTTCGTTTTTAATGGTTCTTACATTaagttctcctttttaATGACCCTTAAATATTCTTAAAAATGAAACATATTAATCTGAACATGCAGCTGTAAAAAGCTTAAAAGGTCATAACCGTAATTAAATTCCCTATTTCCCTATTTAATTCCATAATTATGTGTGCCTGGCACTGTACCTACCGTTCCCTTAAACTGTATACCTAACAGAAAAcgtctttttccttctccgttTCTTTATCACACTAATAACAAAATAAATTGCCAAGGTCTTACATTTGTCTCGCAAACAGTACTAACTACAATTTACAATGCAAATGCAAGCACCACGCACCAAGCGCCAAGCATGGAGTGCAAATGCGCCGTGCACAGAGGGTGCGAAGCTATATGGAGAATAGAATGTAGTAGAGCATCGAGGTATTTCAGTACACTGTCATATAGAGTATGTACAGAATACGGTTAGGTagtagaagaagggagaaatgaggcggagggagggcaaaaaagagaagaacggCAATCGAAAAATGGACGTACTCAGGATTACTCAACAAGATCATGATCAGCCATCCCATAAGAAAGCAGAAAGCAGAGGCAAAACCACAGAACAAGCATGCATAGATATTGGAGTACAACCGTATGCATTGACTACAGGACTTTGAGATTATGCAATGCATCGAGTACTGCGGACATCTATTATCCGATCATTTGTTTTTCATTTGATTAGGGTAAAATACCTGGAATGTCTCCGGTGGTATGAGGTATGGTCGATTCGATGGTTCAACCCGTAGTCCCTGAACCCTCTAATAATAAAATGTACTCGGCTCTCGGCTACAATACTGGACGCTCGGCACTCGGAGCTCGGCCATTTATTCTTTATTTCCCTATCGATGAAAGGCTATAGTCGATTATCGACTATCAATGTCCCTAAACAGGAACAACATCACAATTACTATCTGACTTTATGACTGGTGACTAACTATTACTGATTGATTGCTGACTGCTGGAAACTGAAAACTCAGACAGCAGGACAGAGCTATCACTGATCATTAATGAATGTTGAAAACAAAGGGGTGAATCGATATTCGACGCAAACAATCTTATATCTTACATGATATATCAGAATCAGAAGATACTATCTAACATCCAGCCCATGGCGggcaggaagaagagaacgGAGGGCGATGACGGTAATCGCTAGTTGTGCCAATATGTTATGCACTGTATATTGTGTAGCGTGTAACGCATAGTCGATTATTGCATATCGCATCCTTATTATGTACATGGTACATGACACCCGACGTATCTAACTGGTAGCTGCTGGTAACTGGTAACTGGGAATGAGCTAACCAGACTCCAGGATTATGATGATATCGATCAAGAATGAGACAATCAGAAATTAAAAACAAAAATAAGAATGGTGGTGACGCATGGCCCAGTACTTACCTGAATAAAAGGGCAGAAGATTATTGTCTATGGTGTATAATACATGAGACACAGGGCTGGTTTTCAAAACATTGCGCGTGGGATGCgtcctttcttcatttaTCTTGTCCTTCCCGGTGTTGATCGTTTAGCTTTCAAGTCTCAAATGAACGAACAGAGATCAGACGCCAAGAGTCATCAATCAACTATCACTTCTAACTTTAAGTCTCCTTATCTCTATACTTCACaatgatggtgaagaatCTGGAAAGCACAAATTAAAACACTCGGACAACTAGGTTCCATCGATTACCTCTCCAAGCATGTCGCTTGATCAGGGattcaagaaggaaggttcCATTTGACACACAAATGTACTTTTAGCAGGATAATCGCTTGAGAAGGAGTCAAGATCGGGTGTCTTGGATCGAGGACGCCTTTGTCTCAGAAGATATAAGAAGGGGGGGTGGGttgccttttccttctcttcttcatccacatcaGTATTTGCTTCTCATTCCACAGTTCGTAGGTTCTTAGttttttcctctctcttcgtAGATAGTATCAGTAGTTGAGCTTTTACCAACCTCTACATTCGTTCTTTTCATCGACTCACCTACTTTCacgacaacaacaacgcAAACAATACCCGCCATGTTCTCGTCCACTATTGCGACTTTGCTTTTTGGCACCCTGTTCTCCCTTCCAGTTATTTTCGCCGACACTCCTTACCTTGGTTGTGTCCTTACTACTGCTGCCAACGGTGCTGCAAGCGTAAGCAGTAGACAGAGCGACAGTGCCACTTGTGTCGTAAGCATCTGTTTCAATTTCCTCGGGTAGAATAGGCAACTGATCTGCTGTTTCATTAAGTCTTCCTGCGGTAACAGCAACTACCCTTATGCCTTCTGGGTTGGTGCAATCGTCCTCGGCAACAACTGCTATTGTGTTTCCGAGGCCAATTACATCAGTGCCGCCAACTATGTCGTACCAACTGGCTCCTCTACCGCATGCGTCGCCATCGTCCAGGCTGCCGTAAGTCTGTGCTGCATCACTCCTGCTTTTATTCAGTGACTCATCTGTGAAAACAGAGTTATGCTACTTCATCCACTTTCTCTTACGAAAACTGCTACGCTCCCTCTGGTCTTGTGTCGGGTGTGATCAACACTGTCACCGGCGTCCTCGGTACCActgtctcttctcctcgagcTTGCTTTGAGCTCTGCGCCGGCACTTCGGACGCTTACTTCACTCCTTACCTCTTGGGTGGTAACACCCTCTCTCCTCGATACGGATGCTCTTGCGGTGACGAAACTGTTGTTTCTGGCTCTCCTTCCTACTGCGGTCTCGGTTCTTTCTACGCTTACAGTCACCCTGCCGCGGCGGCTGCTAGTTCTCTTCCCCGAAGGAAGCGTGCCATCGAAAGGATTCAAGCCCAGAAGAGGTCCGAGATGATCAGGGAGAGGCAATGGGACTGCCCTACTGGCATGAGCGCCTGTAACGTCGATGGCGTAACCAACTCCTGGGAGGTAAGTCCTTTTTTCGACGGCATGACTTGTTGGACAATTGACTGAGCATCACCTACCTTTAGTGTGTTGACCCTACTTCCGATATCGAATCATGTGGCGGATGCACTTACGGCGAGTACAGCGCCAGCGGCAACGCCTCTGAATCTACCGGTGTTGAGTACGTTTAGTTTTCTCCTGCTTGTTTCATGACAGCATCTAATAACGAAATTAGCTGTACTGCACTCCCCGGTGTACTCCGAGGCTCCGTCACCTGTTCCGGTAGTCGATGTGAAGCCTTTGCTTGCAAGCGCGGATGGACCCTTCGAAACGGCGAGTGCACCAAGTCTGTCACTCTCCAGCTGTAAAATTTATATCGACGAATAAATGATGCGGCAAAAATCTGTATCCCTTACTTATAATCGCGGACATTATTATCAGAGACTTCTTATCTCGTATAATTTTTCAGGCATCTTTAGTCTCAGCTTAATTTACCCGTTTGTACTATACCAATACCCATGCGCAACCTTTGTAGATTGCGAATGAAAACGTTTGGATATCTTACGCCCTATAATCCGGAGTTGAAATTAATGggcgatggaagatgaCTCAATGCTTACCATTCTAACTATAACACACATTGTTCTGAAGCAACGCAAGAATGGTTTAATGAGGCCTTAGTCGACCCTGAAAACGCATGCAGTTCATCGTTATCTTTGTCGCACATCAGAAAGAATATTCATTCATAGGACGATATAGCACATAAGTGGTCATTAGGCACGTTAATAAGACAAAAGAGTGGTAGGGCCAGAAAGCCGACGACTATTATGCCGTCGATGCAGATGCTTGTTGGGCTTTGGCGGAAGACTCTTTGAGAGCAAGGAGCTGTTTCGACCGGAAAGTTTCATAGTGCACCTGTGCAGTGGTTTCAATGAGATCTTGCAGGTGAGTTCTGCAATATAATATCAGTTCTGTCGCGAATCAACAATCCTGGCGAAAATGACTTACCTCGTAAGGAAGTTTCGCAAGTAAACAAACTCGCAATGtctttcatcctcgacGTTGATAACCCCCCACctgttcttccttccacGCACGGGTTTGCCATCAATGATGACACTTCGTTCAGAGCCAACGACGGCGAATGGAAGCATTTCCTAAAAGAGTATCATATTAGTTATATCAATGCTAGTTACAGAAACCACTTTACCCTAACACGCTCGTTGAGTTGAagctcctcctcgtcgagTTCGTCAGAGTCAAAGGGAAACATTCTGATTTGATTGTGATGCATTTCGGCCAAGATCTAATACGGCGTTAGTAGTTGTCCACCGGTTGAGAGGAACAAGCTTGACATACCCGCTGTTTGAAAAGGGTTCGTTCCTCCAGAGTCAGGGAGTCGGATTTTGCAATGACTGGCACTACATTGACTACTTCGGTAAGTTTTTTGAGGACCACAATGTCAATCTTATTTTATGTCAGTCCCAGACTTTTTCAGTATTTTAAATCGTGCTTGGCTTACAGGTTTCAAAGTGTGGCCCGTGgggttgatgaagaaaagacaGCAGTGGATACGAGTATCAGGAATGAAGCGGTCTCGCATGGCTGTGAGTTCTTTACGCAAATAAGCGGAGTGCTGGTCTTTTATCTATTTTGTTTTGACGAAAATTAGTTGACAGGTCAATCAGTTATCAACTAGGAGGGGGAACGCACATATTTGATGATTGGATCCCAGCAGCCTTCGTTGTTAACATTGTCCCCATATCCGGGAGTGTCTATGATGTTCAACTTCAGTCGCACCCCATTCTCCACGATCACTAACAACAGGCCATGACATGAGCTACAATCACGCAGAAAGACTAACAGAGTGTACAAAAACGTACCGTGGGACTGAGCAGCGATTTCTGTCGTCTGACGGGGCACAATGTCTGGTTCAAACCTTCCTTTGGACTCGATGAGGTGAGAGGCAAAAAGTGTGTTGATGAGGGTGGACTTTCCGAGGCCAGTTTGCCCTACATGCGCCATCGGTCTGCGTCAGTCGCCGCAGTGTTACACCAAACACGAcaggcagcagcagaaccCACCGACTACCATCACATTGAACTGGAAGCCACGCTTCAGGAGTTTATGTTCGATCTGCCGAGTGATAGCTAACAGATGGTGTTTGTCCAAGCGTTGCGCACAGTGTCAGCCTGGGTGTTCTGCGAGCCACTGGAACGAGGGGACACGCACAATCGAAACCGACATAAGAAGCGGCCGCGATCCCTTCGGGAGGTGAGGATACTAGAGAAGTCATTGTGTGTGTGGCGGTGGATGGAAGGGTGGCAAATGGTTAGCGCAGGATTGCGTGTGTTTtgtgggagaggaggaaggatggaggaCGGGAGGACGCGCGACCTGAGCAAGGACCGCGACAGAGTATTGGCCTGTTGGATGCGGGCACGGACCGCGGGCGGTGACCACCGGGGGCAGTGGCGGAACCAATTTTTTTGGAGGAGTGACATGAATATCTCGGATTATCTTGTTTGTGgagaaaagcaaaaaaCAGATACTTGTAATAATGGGTGAATATGGATGTGCGGTCCTGCCCGCTCCCGTCTCGCACCACAACACCGGCGGCaccacaacaacaacaacaacaaacacGCACCGTACGGCACCACTGTCCACCCAGCGACAACCATGGCAGCCCCTCCTCCAGAGGTCTATCTTGCAGAGGGATTCGACCCGAGCACCCTCAGAGTGAGTCCCTCCCCCAGTTAGTAGACCCGCTGACCCATCGTCCCGCAGGTGCCGCAGCTTCGGCGAGTCCCGTCTCCTGTATGCTCATCACACTCCACCCTAACTGTTCATCACCTGCAGATCTGTCTTACTCGCCCATGGCAAGGGCTACCCTTCCCGCTTCACCAAGGCCGAACTCGTTCAAGAATTCATTACCCATATCACCAG from Cryptococcus neoformans var. neoformans B-3501A chromosome 4, whole genome shotgun sequence includes:
- a CDS encoding hypothetical protein (Match to ESTs gb|CF185451.1|CF185451, gb|CF185450.1|CF185450; HMMPfam hit to SH3, SH3 domain, score: 161.2, E(): 2.2e-45), which produces MSVSFTDPDLKPTYEALIQGSAAYDWVLFNQPGNELKLQATGNGLEDLEEEFMDGRIQYAFARIRDPTSKLDKFVLISWCGDGVPEFKKGLYFTQSAQVQNKFLKDAHLVIQARSELDVAPSHIHKRIQESSGSKYSSSAAAAPGINAASSVKPAPSYRPSQGLGGSQGKPTAVATPTSTFRAPSPQHAPAANAVAPSRLPATREDKPINSGLKSSPTTAASGPAKTSASTISASEPAKPVAEDRITPVGTAYTPIKLQPGKLTGRWNPGGIQEERSEESPVKIPSIKDRMAAFSGGHVSTPVLPQPSGNKLTWSARQAEAKKQREEEEKESAAASNDKVISPAPTGSRAMPPVPRPSMPVTSSDLSAAAPSPPSASATISPPSAPAAPVPDASAMPSVIRSSVPPRAASPDSDEEKSDDDDWGAPPPPPPPVPFKPEPVTEIEPDAPVAAQPPPPPPPPPPPPPPAAPAQPANSSDPQVDELERLKQDLTLVETPITGPPPPIPEASRPRTIEPASEPSPAGKRAKVLYDYDAAEDNELSLREDDIITQIEQLDEGWWSGTNADGQSGLFPANYCELIEDDSAPAANPQYQVEPEAELETEPTIIDASPPSPPPPPPPPPPPASSSYAKDTVMIAAYDYDASEDNELSFKEGDQITDIEKIDPDWWQGKCNGQEGLFPAAYVVSPDEYPPQD
- a CDS encoding hypothetical protein (Match to ESTs gb|CF194220.1|CF194220, gb|CF194132.1|CF194132, gb|CF190178.1|CF190178), which codes for MFSSTIATLLFGTLFSLPVIFADTPYLGCVLTTAANGAASVSSRQSDSATCVSSCGNSNYPYAFWVGAIVLGNNCYCVSEANYISAANYVVPTGSSTACVAIVQAASYATSSTFSYENCYAPSGLVSGVINTVTGVLGTTVSSPRACFELCAGTSDAYFTPYLLGGNTLSPRYGCSCGDETVVSGSPSYCGLGSFYAYSHPAAAAASSLPRRKRAIERIQAQKRSEMIRERQWDCPTGMSACNVDGVTNSWECVDPTSDIESCGGCTYGEYSASGNASESTGVDCTALPGVLRGSVTCSGSRCEAFACKRGWTLRNGECTKSVTLQL
- a CDS encoding hypothetical protein (HMMPfam hit to GTP_CDC, Cell division protein, score: 548.3, E(): 6.3e-162) → MTSLVSSPPEGIAAASYVGFDSITRQIEHKLLKRGFQFNVMVVGQTGLGKSTLINTLFASHLIESKGRFEPDIVPRQTTEIAAQSHVIVENGVRLKLNIIDTPGYGDNVNNEGCWDPIIKYIKDQHSAYLRKELTAMRDRFIPDTRIHCCLFFINPTGHTLKPIDIVVLKKLTEVVNVVPVIAKSDSLTLEERTLFKQRILAEMHHNQIRMFPFDSDELDEEELQLNERVREMLPFAVVGSERSVIIDGKPVRGRKNRWGVINVEDERHCEFVYLRNFLTRTHLQDLIETTAQVHYETFRSKQLLALKESSAKAQQASASTA